A genomic window from Streptomyces mirabilis includes:
- a CDS encoding DUF3592 domain-containing protein: MDVFFYAVPAVIMTGAIFMAVVVVRRSLDMSRAWNSGLIAEARCLRSYTTTSGGGGDTSVSTTLHHVYEFMTRDGRMVRFEEPNGPATIVEGDIVPVHYTAERPEKATAHAPRRGLLAAGTVFTLVFCTVIVLFCIGFMVGIHGFFSMWDSAGSGGDEFEGTGLPF, translated from the coding sequence ATGGACGTCTTCTTCTATGCCGTGCCGGCGGTGATCATGACCGGGGCGATCTTCATGGCGGTCGTGGTGGTCCGCCGGTCGCTGGACATGAGCCGGGCGTGGAACAGCGGTCTGATCGCCGAGGCCCGCTGTCTGCGGTCGTACACGACGACCAGTGGCGGCGGCGGTGACACGTCCGTGTCCACGACCCTGCACCACGTGTACGAGTTCATGACGCGCGACGGCCGCATGGTCCGCTTCGAGGAGCCGAACGGCCCGGCGACGATCGTCGAGGGCGACATCGTCCCCGTCCACTACACCGCCGAGCGTCCCGAGAAGGCGACGGCCCACGCGCCGCGCCGGGGGCTGCTGGCGGCGGGCACGGTCTTCACCCTGGTCTTCTGCACGGTGATCGTCCTCTTCTGCATCGGCTTCATGGTGGGCATCCACGGGTTCTTCTCGATGTGGGACTCGGCCGGGAGCGGAGGGGACGAGTTCGAAGGCACGGGGCTCCCCTTCTGA
- a CDS encoding MFS transporter, with translation MVALNLFVYATTHSALAVGLFMAVRLGAGFLAGTVAGRVQARFGVKPVMLWANIAQAVVMFLLVVTPDGGLRTGVLFTVSAAVGACSTVFMVALRSSIPDLVGADRRAWANSLMVGGRSLAMVAGFASSGVVVPWLGFTAAFLVDAASFLVCAAAVAWLPGVERAPEPSRAPDEPREKRGVWAATTALATVPALGLMMCLRTVDALGSSSHNAALPVYSSTLHPDDPAAFVSRFWLFWALGNVLAQQVIQRWAKRSGRAVGALGFGLGTIVMSSAFILGFAGFPMVATVLIALVAGAADGLTEVSYTSHLQTLPETLRGHAFGLTATVENLGFGIGMIGVSAALESFSAFTVVAWSHGLAIVVAGIYLLRLYAVHGAGKEGTSGAYGSRRDGAEVSGS, from the coding sequence ATGGTGGCGCTCAACCTGTTCGTCTACGCCACCACCCACAGCGCGCTCGCCGTCGGACTGTTCATGGCGGTGCGGCTGGGCGCGGGGTTCCTGGCGGGGACGGTCGCGGGGCGCGTGCAGGCCCGGTTCGGGGTCAAGCCGGTCATGCTGTGGGCCAACATCGCCCAAGCCGTTGTCATGTTCCTGCTGGTAGTGACGCCGGACGGGGGACTGCGCACCGGCGTGCTGTTCACGGTGTCCGCGGCCGTCGGGGCGTGCAGCACGGTGTTCATGGTCGCGCTGCGCAGCTCCATCCCCGACCTGGTCGGCGCGGACCGGCGCGCCTGGGCCAACTCGCTGATGGTGGGCGGGCGTTCGCTGGCGATGGTCGCCGGGTTCGCCTCCTCCGGTGTGGTGGTGCCCTGGCTCGGCTTCACCGCCGCGTTCCTGGTGGACGCGGCGAGCTTCCTGGTGTGCGCGGCGGCGGTCGCGTGGCTGCCGGGCGTCGAACGCGCCCCCGAGCCGTCGCGGGCGCCCGACGAGCCCCGCGAGAAGCGCGGCGTGTGGGCCGCGACGACGGCGCTGGCCACTGTGCCCGCCCTCGGCCTCATGATGTGTCTGCGCACCGTCGACGCCCTCGGCTCCTCCTCGCACAACGCGGCCCTGCCCGTCTACTCCAGCACGCTCCACCCGGACGACCCGGCCGCGTTCGTCAGCCGCTTCTGGCTGTTCTGGGCCCTGGGCAACGTCCTGGCGCAACAGGTCATCCAACGCTGGGCCAAACGCTCCGGACGGGCCGTCGGCGCGCTCGGCTTCGGTCTCGGCACCATCGTCATGTCCTCCGCGTTCATCCTCGGCTTCGCCGGGTTCCCGATGGTGGCGACCGTGCTGATCGCCCTCGTCGCGGGCGCCGCGGACGGGCTCACCGAGGTGTCGTACACCTCGCATCTGCAGACCCTGCCGGAGACCCTGCGCGGCCACGCGTTCGGGCTCACGGCGACGGTCGAGAACCTCGGCTTCGGGATCGGCATGATCGGGGTGTCGGCGGCCCTCGAATCGTTCTCCGCGTTCACCGTCGTGGCCTGGTCGCACGGCCTCGCCATCGTCGTCGCGGGGATCTACCTGCTCCGTTTGTACGCGGTCCACGGCGCCGGCAAGGAGGGGACGAGCGGTGCGTACGGCAGTCGTCGGGATGGCGCTGAGGTTTCCGGGAGCTGA
- a CDS encoding SPFH domain-containing protein, with amino-acid sequence MSTTTSPTPESGGTPEGGGASRSARLIHNEATTEIPVHLLFRDDPEPVSVPLSPAVVGRRRGTGEQPRIRRPGLGRAPRPVPEIDPELVERPARVLPGVAGVLAGACGVAGCVLTTWWSGVLPHSAARVIGLPWYAGAGVGPAQWAAYAGAGALGLFGFGGLSRGRTGRAWVLGLFGRYRGTVRRTGLLWINPMVLRRRVDVRLRHWRSEPMSVVDANGVALRVVVLVVWRVKDTARAVLGVEDHETYLRECVEAAMSRMLSQLPAEAPPAVIKDVATLRNTDAVGEALTGMIAADAAPVGLEVFSAQPTRIEYAPEVAAVMQRRRIATLDAQHRDTVLTSVVDSVEDTVTRLTMRGLVELDDYERKALVKDLTVAFYTGRRDSSP; translated from the coding sequence ATGAGTACGACGACTTCACCCACCCCGGAGTCCGGGGGGACGCCGGAGGGCGGCGGCGCCTCCCGGTCCGCCCGGCTCATCCACAACGAGGCGACCACCGAGATCCCCGTCCATCTGCTCTTCCGTGACGACCCCGAGCCGGTGTCCGTGCCGCTCTCGCCCGCCGTGGTGGGGCGGCGGCGCGGGACGGGCGAACAGCCCCGGATCCGGCGCCCCGGGCTGGGCCGCGCCCCGCGCCCGGTGCCGGAGATCGACCCCGAACTGGTGGAGCGCCCCGCACGGGTGCTGCCCGGAGTGGCGGGTGTGCTGGCCGGGGCCTGCGGGGTGGCCGGATGTGTACTCACCACGTGGTGGTCGGGTGTGCTGCCGCACAGCGCGGCGAGAGTGATCGGGCTGCCCTGGTACGCGGGGGCCGGGGTCGGCCCCGCGCAGTGGGCCGCGTACGCCGGGGCCGGCGCGCTCGGGCTGTTCGGGTTCGGCGGGCTCTCCCGCGGCCGGACCGGGCGTGCCTGGGTGCTGGGCCTCTTCGGCCGCTACCGGGGCACGGTCCGGCGCACCGGGCTGTTGTGGATCAACCCGATGGTGCTGCGGCGCCGGGTCGACGTACGGCTGCGGCACTGGCGCAGTGAGCCGATGTCGGTGGTCGACGCGAACGGGGTCGCGCTGCGGGTGGTGGTGCTCGTGGTGTGGCGGGTCAAGGACACCGCGCGGGCCGTGCTCGGCGTCGAGGACCACGAGACGTATCTGCGCGAGTGTGTGGAGGCGGCGATGTCGCGGATGCTCTCGCAGCTGCCGGCCGAGGCGCCGCCCGCCGTCATCAAGGACGTGGCGACCCTGCGCAACACGGACGCGGTCGGCGAGGCGCTCACCGGGATGATCGCCGCGGACGCCGCGCCGGTCGGCCTGGAGGTGTTCTCGGCGCAGCCGACCCGGATCGAGTACGCCCCCGAGGTAGCGGCCGTGATGCAGCGCCGCCGGATCGCGACCCTGGACGCCCAGCACCGCGACACCGTGCTCACCTCCGTCGTCGACTCCGTCGAGGACACGGTGACCCGGCTGACCATGCGCGGGCTGGTCGAACTCGACGACTACGAGCGCAAGGCGCTGGTGAAGGATCTGACGGTGGCGTTCTACACGGGGCGCAGGGATTCCTCGCCGTGA
- a CDS encoding lytic polysaccharide monooxygenase auxiliary activity family 9 protein: MRIRTTRIPAARVRTSRKVKLYAAVVGLATAGTFVLSTGGADAHGYTDQPLSRQKLCAANGGSVAGCGDIQWEPQSVEGPKGFPAAGPADGQICSANHTNFSQLDQPKTPSGAAWPTTKVTGGQSYTFRWQFTAVHATTDFKYFVTKSGWNQNHALTRADLNTTPFLTVPYNGQRPPSTFSHTGTLPSGLSGHHVILGVWTIADTANAFYSCADVTF, from the coding sequence ATGCGCATACGGACGACCAGGATCCCTGCGGCAAGGGTCCGTACCAGCAGGAAAGTCAAGCTGTACGCCGCTGTCGTGGGCCTCGCCACGGCGGGCACGTTCGTGCTCTCCACCGGCGGAGCCGACGCCCACGGCTACACCGACCAGCCCCTCAGCCGGCAGAAGTTGTGCGCCGCCAACGGCGGCAGTGTCGCGGGCTGCGGTGACATCCAGTGGGAGCCGCAGAGCGTCGAGGGCCCGAAGGGCTTCCCGGCGGCGGGTCCCGCGGACGGACAGATCTGCTCCGCGAACCACACCAACTTCAGCCAGCTCGACCAGCCCAAGACCCCCTCGGGCGCGGCCTGGCCGACGACCAAGGTCACCGGCGGGCAGAGCTACACCTTCCGCTGGCAGTTCACGGCCGTGCACGCCACGACCGACTTCAAGTACTTCGTCACCAAGTCCGGCTGGAACCAGAACCACGCACTGACCAGGGCGGACCTGAACACCACCCCGTTCCTGACCGTCCCGTACAACGGGCAGCGCCCGCCGTCCACGTTCAGTCACACCGGTACGCTGCCCTCCGGGCTGAGCGGTCACCACGTCATCCTCGGCGTGTGGACGATCGCCGACACCGCGAACGCGTTCTACTCGTGCGCGGACGTCACGTTCTGA
- a CDS encoding glycosyltransferase family 2 protein produces the protein MTSTPTGARQNFDPSETTQLRMPSHRTGSNFRRIKKTLPRYDYEHYSRLAGPLTQPDPNKPYKVQYRSLLSQEPHRIRAALMLGAAPLLSLILLGWLLQPEHWTERDYPAYDFLPVLDIVMLVSIGLIEFFRCMNVLSNAHATLVARDPIPVVPETGTRVAFLTSFVPGKEPLAMVTKTLEAAVKLRHRGLLHVWLLDEGDDPEVKEVCKRLGVHHFSRKGVAKWNQAKGPHRAKTKHGNYNAWLEAHGDEYDFFASVDTDHVPLPNYLERMLGFFRDPDIGFVIGPQVYGNYDNPITKAAESQQFLFHALIQRAGNRYGAPMFVGTSNAVRIKALKQIGGLYDSITEDMATGFEMHRAKNPATGRKWRSVYTPDVLAVGEGPNAWTDFFTQQLRWSRGTYETILKQYWKGFFSLPPSKLFNYTMMIIFYPMSALNWILAALSCALFLGLGASGVNIDPTVWLMLYGNASALQIGLYVWNRRHNVSPHEPEGSGGVAGMIMSALSAPIYARSLMDAVLRRKSKFVVTPKGDSASPDTLFGTFRIHLFFILVFAGSIVAGLLLGHSHPAMITWASFALLITASPILAWQWALRQAKKKPSVPPASPEETVPLPAQASAPQQEQHAPHAPHAPQHKPNWAAAQGGGSGGGNDQTMQISLGGRKK, from the coding sequence ATGACGTCGACGCCGACGGGCGCCCGGCAGAACTTCGACCCGTCTGAGACGACCCAGCTCCGGATGCCATCGCACCGGACCGGCAGCAACTTCCGCAGGATCAAGAAGACCCTGCCGAGATACGACTACGAGCACTACAGCCGGCTCGCGGGTCCCCTCACACAGCCCGATCCGAACAAGCCGTACAAGGTGCAGTACCGCTCGTTGCTGTCCCAGGAGCCGCACCGCATCCGCGCCGCCCTGATGCTGGGCGCCGCGCCGCTGCTGTCGCTGATCCTGCTGGGCTGGCTGCTCCAGCCGGAGCACTGGACCGAACGCGACTACCCGGCCTACGACTTCCTGCCGGTGCTGGACATCGTGATGCTGGTCTCGATCGGTCTGATCGAGTTCTTCCGCTGCATGAACGTGCTGTCGAACGCGCACGCCACCCTGGTCGCCCGCGACCCGATCCCGGTGGTCCCGGAGACCGGCACCAGAGTCGCCTTCCTCACCTCCTTCGTGCCCGGCAAGGAACCCCTCGCCATGGTGACCAAGACCCTGGAGGCGGCCGTCAAGCTGCGCCACCGGGGCCTTCTGCACGTCTGGCTCCTCGACGAGGGTGACGACCCGGAGGTGAAGGAGGTCTGCAAGCGCCTGGGCGTGCACCACTTCTCCCGCAAGGGCGTCGCGAAGTGGAACCAGGCCAAGGGCCCGCACCGCGCCAAGACCAAGCACGGCAACTACAACGCCTGGCTGGAGGCGCACGGCGACGAGTACGACTTCTTCGCCTCGGTCGACACCGACCACGTGCCGCTGCCCAACTACCTGGAGCGGATGCTCGGCTTCTTCCGCGACCCGGACATCGGCTTCGTCATCGGCCCGCAGGTCTACGGCAACTACGACAACCCCATCACCAAGGCCGCCGAGTCCCAGCAGTTCCTCTTCCACGCGCTGATCCAGCGGGCCGGCAACCGCTACGGCGCGCCGATGTTCGTGGGCACCTCCAACGCCGTACGCATCAAGGCGCTCAAGCAGATCGGCGGCCTGTACGACTCGATCACCGAGGACATGGCGACCGGCTTCGAGATGCACCGCGCGAAGAACCCGGCGACGGGCAGGAAGTGGCGCTCGGTGTACACCCCGGACGTTCTCGCGGTCGGTGAGGGCCCGAACGCCTGGACGGACTTCTTCACCCAGCAGCTGCGCTGGTCCCGGGGCACGTACGAGACGATCCTCAAGCAGTACTGGAAGGGCTTCTTCTCGCTGCCGCCGAGCAAGCTCTTCAACTACACCATGATGATCATCTTCTACCCGATGTCCGCCCTCAACTGGATCCTCGCGGCCCTCAGCTGCGCACTCTTCCTGGGCCTGGGCGCATCCGGTGTGAACATCGACCCGACGGTCTGGCTGATGCTGTACGGCAACGCCTCCGCGCTGCAGATCGGCCTGTACGTATGGAACCGCCGCCACAACGTCTCCCCGCACGAGCCCGAGGGCTCGGGCGGCGTGGCGGGCATGATCATGTCGGCGCTCTCCGCGCCGATCTACGCCCGCTCGCTGATGGACGCGGTGCTGCGCCGCAAGAGCAAGTTCGTAGTGACCCCCAAGGGTGATTCGGCCAGCCCCGACACACTGTTCGGGACCTTCCGGATCCACCTGTTCTTCATCCTGGTCTTCGCCGGCTCGATCGTCGCCGGACTCCTGCTCGGGCACTCCCACCCCGCGATGATCACCTGGGCCTCCTTCGCCCTGCTGATCACCGCCTCGCCGATCCTCGCCTGGCAGTGGGCCCTGCGCCAGGCGAAGAAGAAGCCGTCGGTGCCGCCCGCCTCACCCGAGGAGACGGTGCCGCTGCCCGCTCAGGCCTCGGCGCCCCAGCAGGAGCAGCACGCTCCGCATGCCCCGCACGCCCCGCAGCACAAGCCCAACTGGGCGGCGGCACAGGGCGGCGGCAGCGGCGGAGGCAATGACCAGACCATGCAGATTTCCCTTGGGGGACGTAAAAAATGA
- a CDS encoding AMP-binding protein: MGSMRRTVAELVQERWGDHRPGLWFEGRVLSHHRVAAGAAARAALLADLLPPGAAPHVGALLDNTPEYPLWLSAAALSGAAVAGINPTRRGPELARDILHTECRVLVTERIHLPLLDGLELPGVRVLVTDTEAYEELLAPYEGATPDTAPSVSADARLLLYFTSGSTGAPKAAICTQGRLAAAGRSLVDQFGVRPDDTHYICMPMFHGNAVIADWAPALAAGAGIALRRRFSASGFLADVRACGATYFTYVGRAVQYLLATPARGDDRDNPLRMGFGTEAGAVDAAAFEERFGVRLVEGYGSSEGGAAIQRTPGAPAGAIGRAAPRDDLAVVDPGTRAECPPAVFAEDGRLVNGDEAIGELVNRGPNPFEGYWRNPAADADRRRDGWYWTGDLFYRDTDGFLYFAGRADDRLRVDSENLAAAMIENILARHENAAAVAVYAVPDPVAGDQVMAAIAPREGAGFDPSAFAEFLLAQPDLGTKMAPRFVRIVTRMPVTATNKIHRVGLRREGFRCADPVWWRPPGESVYRRLRAPDIEGLLAEYRARGREKLLPTG; encoded by the coding sequence ATGGGGTCCATGAGGCGTACCGTCGCGGAACTCGTACAGGAACGGTGGGGCGACCACCGGCCGGGACTGTGGTTCGAGGGGCGGGTGCTGAGCCACCACCGGGTGGCGGCGGGCGCGGCGGCGCGGGCGGCGCTCCTCGCCGACCTGCTGCCGCCCGGCGCCGCACCGCACGTCGGGGCGCTACTCGACAACACCCCCGAGTATCCGCTGTGGTTGAGCGCGGCGGCCCTCTCCGGTGCCGCCGTGGCCGGGATCAACCCGACCCGGCGCGGCCCCGAACTGGCCCGCGACATCCTGCACACCGAGTGCCGTGTCCTGGTCACCGAGCGGATCCACCTGCCCCTCCTCGACGGCCTCGAACTGCCCGGCGTACGCGTTCTGGTCACCGACACCGAGGCGTACGAGGAACTCCTCGCGCCGTACGAGGGCGCGACGCCGGACACGGCGCCCTCCGTGTCGGCGGACGCCCGCCTCCTCCTCTACTTCACCTCCGGCTCGACCGGCGCCCCCAAGGCCGCGATCTGCACCCAGGGCCGGCTGGCCGCGGCCGGGCGCTCGCTCGTCGACCAGTTCGGGGTGCGCCCGGACGACACGCACTACATCTGCATGCCGATGTTCCACGGCAACGCGGTGATCGCCGACTGGGCGCCCGCCCTGGCGGCGGGCGCGGGGATCGCGCTGCGGCGGCGGTTCTCGGCGTCGGGGTTCCTCGCGGACGTGCGGGCCTGCGGGGCGACGTACTTCACCTATGTGGGCCGCGCGGTGCAGTACCTGCTGGCCACGCCCGCCCGCGGCGACGACCGCGACAACCCGCTGCGGATGGGCTTCGGGACGGAGGCCGGGGCCGTGGACGCGGCGGCCTTCGAGGAACGCTTCGGGGTGCGGCTGGTGGAGGGGTACGGCTCGTCCGAGGGCGGCGCCGCCATCCAGCGGACGCCCGGCGCCCCGGCGGGCGCGATCGGACGGGCGGCCCCCCGCGACGACCTCGCGGTGGTCGACCCGGGGACCCGGGCCGAGTGCCCGCCCGCCGTCTTCGCCGAGGACGGGAGGCTTGTCAACGGGGACGAGGCGATAGGGGAGTTGGTGAACCGCGGACCCAACCCCTTCGAGGGGTACTGGCGCAACCCCGCCGCCGACGCCGACCGCCGGCGCGACGGCTGGTACTGGACCGGCGACCTCTTCTACCGCGACACCGACGGCTTCCTCTACTTCGCCGGGCGGGCGGACGACCGGCTGCGCGTCGACAGCGAGAACCTCGCCGCCGCGATGATCGAGAACATCCTCGCCCGTCACGAGAACGCCGCCGCCGTGGCGGTGTACGCGGTCCCCGACCCGGTGGCCGGGGACCAGGTGATGGCGGCGATCGCGCCGCGCGAGGGGGCCGGCTTCGACCCGTCGGCCTTCGCGGAGTTCCTCCTCGCCCAGCCCGACCTCGGGACCAAGATGGCACCCCGTTTCGTCCGGATCGTGACGCGGATGCCGGTCACCGCCACCAACAAGATCCACCGGGTGGGGCTGCGCCGCGAGGGCTTCCGCTGCGCCGACCCGGTGTGGTGGCGGCCACCGGGGGAGTCCGTGTACCGCAGACTGCGCGCGCCGGACATCGAGGGGCTGCTGGCCGAGTACCGGGCGCGCGGACGCGAGAAGTTGCTGCCGACCGGGTAG
- a CDS encoding peptidoglycan-binding protein, giving the protein MPYSNTEYWPDGYRQDCSGLVSMAWNLPGNEWTGSLGTFGVRVSRDQLQPGDMLLFHNAADPQNGSHVVLFGGWSDYTHTYYLAYEQTRPHTRGQSTPYAYWSNSDRYVPYRYKGLAEETSGAGVSVTGAASSRYPGRYPGRSFFGPGADNPHVTRLGEQLVKKGFGTYYTSGPGPRWGEADRRGVEAFQRAQGWRGGAADGCPGPETWRRLFS; this is encoded by the coding sequence GTGCCGTACAGCAATACCGAGTACTGGCCGGACGGATACCGGCAGGACTGCTCGGGCCTCGTCTCGATGGCCTGGAACCTGCCGGGAAACGAATGGACGGGCAGCCTCGGCACGTTCGGCGTACGCGTTTCACGCGACCAGTTGCAGCCCGGCGACATGCTCCTCTTCCATAATGCGGCGGATCCGCAGAACGGCTCGCACGTCGTCCTTTTCGGCGGCTGGTCGGACTACACCCACACCTATTACCTCGCCTATGAACAGACCCGCCCGCACACCCGCGGGCAGTCCACTCCGTACGCCTACTGGAGCAACTCGGACCGCTATGTTCCCTACCGCTACAAGGGGCTGGCCGAGGAGACGAGCGGCGCGGGCGTCTCGGTGACGGGGGCGGCGAGCAGCCGCTACCCGGGCCGCTACCCGGGCCGGTCCTTCTTCGGCCCCGGCGCGGACAACCCCCATGTCACCCGGCTCGGCGAGCAACTCGTGAAGAAGGGGTTCGGCACGTACTACACGTCGGGTCCGGGGCCGCGCTGGGGCGAGGCGGACCGGCGGGGCGTCGAGGCGTTCCAGCGGGCGCAGGGCTGGCGCGGCGGCGCGGCGGACGGCTGCCCGGGGCCCGAGACCTGGCGCCGGCTCTTCTCGTGA